The window ATGTACTACATGTATTTCTTTTAGCCGAATTCAGGACACGAAAAGCTATTCAAGCACATGCTCGACGTTGATTAAAATTTCTGCTTTTTAAAGTAGCAGGCATGTAAAGATCCTATTACGTCAAGTCAATctgaatttgattaaaaatttattttctctggAATTGTTTTGTTAAAGCGTAACACGAAAtcttaattacaatttcaagtAGCGATAAAATAACTGTGTTTTGATTAAATAAACATGTGAAGTTATTTTACCGATGAATTATTGATTCTTTGTACCCatttacataaaattatcatcattaaatatatgCTATAGATTTTAAAACAACCTTCTAGCTGAAGCATAAAACCATGGCCATTTTAAAATACCTTCATAATTGATTTTCAGAGCTTGAAATTAAGTATTAATAGATTGCGATTTTTATTACTTTCCAATAATTAATAAGCAAATATGAGgtgaaattttttttgttaatagatatttttttgttaaaagatATAGCGTACGTTTTATCAGCTCTtcaaattgaataattgaaacaagaaatattaaatatttcattcattcgcgaagttctaataaaaattcgatggtcgataattgaaatattataagcTGTAATGAGCTGTAATGAACTGTAATGAGCTATAATGAGTATAATCAATTTGATAATTAGATACGTTAATGATTTTAATAGAAAGATAAATTGAACTTTATGCCATCGTTGTACTTCCATTGTAACACTTTATTATTTAAACGTTCCACTGcatcattttctattaaaatttaaattttgtctgataacattttgcatattgaaatacatattatcataattaataactgaaacaTTATGTAATGTATTTGAAGCTACGATTGCacaataaaattcattaaaagaaaatctGATAAAACTGATACAACGATTTATTCATTGTGTACTGTGCTAACATTGTCAGGAACGAACTGGTCGGGAcactttaattagaaaaatatttgattggAATGCGCTTGTCATTCGACGTTGCGAAACAATGCAGAATTTACAATCTACTATTTACAATGAGATGACTGTCAGTCGATGTTGTCTTGCCAAATTCAACTATGTTTTAGAGTCTATTTTCTCTGTACCAGCTCCTTCTCGCAAACATAGAACGATTAAGCAgagaaatataaaaagataCACATAAATTGTCAACTTTAAAATCCCTCGGAATTTTAGCCGTCgtctctatttttattttattttctaccaAATTACACAGTAACTATGTACCTCGAAAATTTCAACTTcacaaatatattttaattaatttctgtccttttaattaaaaacttctgAATGTAGATTTTTTGTATAGTATTTTTCAACTAAAATTAACCTCTTACATATTTTTGCAAGCATCTCAGCCTCTCATTTAAATTTTCATGTCAAACCGTACGTTAACAAGGAACACCATTAGCCATTATACGAGCTATGAAGCCTGTCAGAGTTTCAGAATTCTCTTTTCTATTTATTCTCTCTTCCCTGAAAGATAAGAGAATAACTCTTCGGCTAAATAACGACGAGCGAAGATCGTAAAATGTTGGAGAAAAATGAAGACCAGAACCTTCTAGACATTCGTTGTTATTccattatcataattttacagTCGAAAATGTTGTGCtggttacaattttattttcgaacATCTGCGATATTAATTCTGAGATATTGGGTTAAAATTAGTTGCTCGATTGGATTATTTATTGAGTATGAACCTTTTAAGAATCATGTGtttttcacattatttttaGATGTTATCAATAACAATTTCACAATAAGTCTAtcataatttcatgacataaaagtattgctaaatggcacttatggtacatcaatttaaaacTTGGAATCATCATCGTCTTCTGAAATATAgccatttaatattatttcaaaatatcatttttcaatatatcACCAACATTAtctttttataacaatatcgatATCAAAGCTGAATAATAACCAACCACCTGCACATTTAAAAGGAATACTTAATTATATCAaagattttaaaatagaaactCGATTGACAAAAGCGACTCGAAGTTTCAAACATttcgattattcgattaaaTTGTCATTTAAACAACTCGTCAGAAATTATTATTACCAAGTCATGGTCGAGTGCGACACGATGAAAGGACTTAACGCATAGCATGATGCACTATTCCACTTAACTTCCTCAAACAGACGTTGATGCGTCTTAGCTTTGTTGTGAAAGCAAGAGGAATGAAATTATGACATGTTTCGACAAAAGTATTCTGTCTTGCCAAATTATTTCAGGCTCCTACTGGCGAttatttctctctgtttctgcTTGTTCGCTTTGAAATAAGTAAGAAATACTTGACGTTACCAGCTTGTTCTCGATTCCTCTGTACTTTCTCAATTTTCTCGTAAATCGTTCAACATGATTAAAACTTCACTTAGTTCACTCGTTACGTTACGCTTTGTCGGTCATGAAAATAACATACTTTGCAAAAACCATGAAATTGGATTTATTGCAATTACTCAACACATggtcctttcattttttttaaaagaaaatttcatttctttctgttttcttaatggaaattaaatttttcttaaataactCACATTAATTCAAACCAAATTTTCATGCCAGAGCTTGTTCATTCATCACAATACAATGTTCCAGAATTAACTTGTTAACCTGATATAAATTTTACACGCGTCTTTATTTATTACCCAAAGTTGTACCTCTGATACTGATCAAACATTTAATGCTATTTCCAGATGTTCCAGCAATCACAGTGCGATACAATGAAATAAACGAGGGGAAAAGAAAGTTTCTGAATTAGAAAGCAATTACACTTGAGATACAGTAAGAAGTTATCACATAAAAGGAAATGGAAGCCACTGAATGGAATATCGCTGAAAGCAGTGGCGAAAATCACCAAAATGAGTGcctaaagaaaataatgaagataTATGAGAATTGAAGAGAAgaacagaataaaaaaataagtcAAAAGTATTATAGAAACAATTAACAAGCACAAGAAGGTGGAACAATTTAATATGCCCTAAATTAATTTAGTAAAAAGAAAAGCAATCATAATCAAATCAAGTTAtagtattaaaaagaaattcatttaatttataagCAATTCGTTAAACCAATCTttaatatagaaatatataaaatgtgcTTCGAATCATATTAACCTTGCTTCGTAATAAAAGATACAGCAAAACAAAGGAAGTTTAATTAATACAgttcaattaatattcaatCCTATGTTAAGAACAGAGGATTGTTAGTTAAAATGATCGTACGAAACTTATAAAACTTCTGTACAAAGCTGTTCATATGATGTGACAATGTTGCCTTTGGAATATCGCGAATTCAGTGTGGTGATGTTTTAATTTCGTGAAACAATTAAGCCAGTTCACAAAGGAGAAGTGGTATCACCGGGTCGATCAAATTTATATTCCGGCTTACTCAAAGGATCAAACGAAATGGCAAGTCGAATGAAGGCTTTATACAACCAGGTATGAGACCAATTTGAAGTTAAATTAGCCATTTTATTTGCATCCCTTTTAACTCTATACGTCAGCTATAATtctttatttcaaggaataacgaagtaacttttttttaaaaaatatagtcaCAGAATCTACAatggaaaaattttaaattttttagagTGCTACATCTTCTCCATGATCTTTAGTGGAAAATAtggtttttttttatgtacataGGTAATGTTTGAGAGACGGATACTTCTTGGCTGTACCATTCTTGTGGGACTATCGGTGTGCATATGGGCGGTTGCCATTGGAACCGATCATTGGTTCACGGTTGAAGCACCGGATGAAACAGGTCTACCCCTTGGGGATGCTGGCAAAGCTGGCAGAAGATTGATCTATAAACATATGGGTCTCTGGAGAGGCTGCATCCGGGGGGTAGCACCAGAATCCGTAAACTCCACCGTGATGGTTCCATACAGTAAGtggataaaatttcgaaaaaattacCTCCGTCATCGTCAGCttaatattgaattaaaaacTGAAATGACCGAGTTTAATACcttgaataaataactaaatATTCTTTCTCTTCAACgtatcaatttaaataattaaattcaacgaaaAGTGTACCGTAATAGTTGGCTCGAATGCACCTCGACTCTACaccaataataattaaactgaaTTAAGCTTGCGACAAGCGTAGTGTAACGCGTTCCCTGAAATGACCAGCGAGAAATCCTACGTCTTCGTTAAACGAACGACCCAGAAGAGCCTTATAAACTGTATAAATTTAAGGGTTACACAGGTGCTATGAAATGCCAAATTTCGAGGGATAAGTGGTGGCATTGTTTCAAGACTAACGGGAACGTTTGTCAGAGAAAATGCATTATCACAATTAACCCTGTCTAATGAATAATTTAGCATCGTTCGTatttgaatatctcgaaaatctAAGTTGTTATCGAGAAGATAATTTTCTCACGTTGAAAatcaatttagaaaaagaagaatgtttCCAAAGGATTGTGTAATGATTTTTAGAAGTTCGAATAATACACAGTTGTATTTGTAATATATTGTTTCAAGAATCCTCCCTCGAGTGCTGCGTTTTCATCATTTGCTTTGAGCCAAACCAATGCCCACCAACAAGCGTTGATTTATTGCATTGTTAGGTAAAGAAGGCGGGATATTCGTTAAATATGTCATGAAGAGTTTTACCACACCTCGATAAAGTACACGTGATTATAAACTCTTCGTGGTACTTAATTCATAATGTTTATTTCCATGTGGTGCTGTTAGCTTGGTCAGAGGTGAGGAATTCTTTTTCTGTCGATGCTTTTCAACGAAAATGTTACTATTTTTTCCTCGTGACTTTCTCCCAAAGCAGTAGGAGGACCAAAATAATATAAGGAACACGACATTGGGAGCCTACATTGTTGATTTCGCAGTTTGCAGTTAATCATCCCGTGTCAGGAATTCGCGTCTGTGCTTCCACACTCACTTGTCACGTGTCACGTCTAGTGTTCCACACGTGCACTTCATCATGCACACGTCAGAAACACTAAATTAAGCAACTGTAATATCTCGCTGGATTATCTTCAGATTAATCTGTTCCAATTATTATAACAAAGAGAATCAATTAATCTAACGTTTAATCTAATCAGCAGTTCTCAATATTTCTAGAAGATCGTGTATACGTTGCTGTCGTTCAAGCAGTCTTATCAACgtgatttaatatcaacatcccTAATTCACTGGAAAGCTATCATCGGTTATTTCAAAACATTTAATTCGAATATTCAAGTGTTTACCTGCTCTATCAAATGATaattacaattgaaaaattagtcATTTTTCTGTGGACGTGAAATGCAAGAGTAAGAATTTAATTATTCGTAATTTAACGCGGAGAAAATTGATATACCTAATAGATTATATCTAGCCTAACGGAAGGGTTAAATATCACGCGGTCTAAGTATCGATCATGCCGTTATTGTCCGTTGAACCACGTTTAAACGCTGCTCGTAAAAATAACTTATCATGACACCAATAACGCGTTCCAGGCAAATGAAGATAACTCGGGATGAGATAATAGTAAATTGTGGTTTATGAAAGAAATCAAGACAAATGGGGGAGGTGGTTATACCGAACCAAGAATTTAACTTGCATCAGTTTATGAATGGTATTCGCACTGATTGCAATCTCTTTCAACTTTACTTCATTTTTCCAGAGGAATGCAAGAACCTGGACATGTTCCCGACCGACATGCAGATCAAATTGGATCCCGGATTGAACAGAACCGTTGTCAGTGAGTAAAACCACAAggttcataaaatatttttcaacttcaGAAACTCTCGAGTTTGCTCTATTAAAGTTTCTATTACCAAGTTGAACGTATTTCTATGAATTTTCTATGAACACCTTTGAAACTTTTCTCTGTCATTGGTGAACTCAAAGAATACTCCCGCGCGATACTTTTAAATCGTAATTTAAAATCATTGGATTAACGTTCTAAAGAATCGTGTTATTTTCAGATTATTCCAGGACACAGGTGTCGTTCGCATTGATCAGCCTGTTCGTAATGATAATGggcttctctttctctatctatACGTTCCGTAATCCACGATACATGTTCAAACGACTGGCCGGTGGAATACACTTCATTAgcggtaattaataattattacaactgAAGTTTCTTGTGCTTATGGAAACGAAACCATGAAATACCTTCAGAGgcacttgtaacttctaaattATTGTTCTATTGCTACGTAATTACTCGTTACGATCAGTATGCGAGTTAGGGAAATATGAAACTTTCGTGATTAATTATCGTTACAGGTGCTTGCAACATGGTGGTGATACAAGTGCTTCTATCATCGATCGAATTCGAAAGTAAATACGTATTCGCAACATTTCCTAAGGGTGCGGTAATGAGGTACGACTTCTCTTTGATTCTCGCCTGGATCGTGTTCCTGTGCAATTTGCTGGCAGGACTCGCGTTCATGGTGTTCTCCAGGAAACGCAAGAGGGACAAAGCGCCCACGGAAGAGATCGCGATGGCCGATGAACCGACGATCATCGGTCGTTGAATTCGTTCCGGATTTCTTTCTCAGACTTTACTGAGAAACATGGTCGCGTGCGCGAATGGAAATTTATGATTCAGGGTATCGTGCATGGATCGACGGTAATAAAAGACGGATACGTAGGAATCGTACGGGAAAGAACGAGAATATTTCAAACGATTTCTGAACGATTAGAAACTTTCAGAACGTTGCAAATTTTGAAAGCGTTGGAAGATAAAATGTTTTGGTGCACTTGCTTC of the Osmia lignaria lignaria isolate PbOS001 chromosome 7, iyOsmLign1, whole genome shotgun sequence genome contains:
- the LOC117604413 gene encoding transmembrane protein 114; amino-acid sequence: MASRMKALYNQVMFERRILLGCTILVGLSVCIWAVAIGTDHWFTVEAPDETGLPLGDAGKAGRRLIYKHMGLWRGCIRGVAPESVNSTVMVPYKECKNLDMFPTDMQIKLDPGLNRTVVNYSRTQVSFALISLFVMIMGFSFSIYTFRNPRYMFKRLAGGIHFISGACNMVVIQVLLSSIEFESKYVFATFPKGAVMRYDFSLILAWIVFLCNLLAGLAFMVFSRKRKRDKAPTEEIAMADEPTIIGR